TTACAATCACGCTCATGATAAGAtttaggaaatgagaaaaaagccAGAGTGAGTGAGCCCTGGTGAGCAAGCAAGGAAAGGCAGCTGGCAAACTTGACCAGCGTGAATGTGAGGCGCCATTTCAAGACGctcaccagggacttccctggcggtccagcagttaagacagTGCTTCCACTGCTGAGGGCGTTGGTTCAAGCCCTGGTAGGGAAAGTTCCGTGTGCtactcagtgtggccaaaaaaaaaagatgccgaGCAGGCACCAGACAGACCCCACCACACAGGTATACCTCATGAGTCCTCATGACTATGCTGTGAGGCAGGGActatacagaggaggaaactgaggtgaaAGGGTCGAGGCCATGAAGCCAGGCAATGGCAGAGCAGGATTCATGCCAGGCAACAGGCTCAGGCTGCGTCTCCTAACCACATGCCACGCCTGGAGCCTGCGGGACCGCAAGTGGAGGCAAGAAGATTGGGCTACCTCCTGGGCTGGTGAAAAGCCTCTGAAGGGTTTACAGTGGGCGAGGAGGGCAGAAGGGGCCTGTCCTGTGGGTTGTAGGCGCTGCTCCTgtgagggaggggctggagggcttTCCCTGGAGCTGCACAGACACCAGCTAGGAGGCCACTGCCCATCCCAACGGGACGAGGCTGCCGACAGGAGACAGATGGAGTCCCCAAGACAGGAGGAGGACGTGCTTTGGAGGAAGATTCGAGGCCAGTTAGGGGACATGCTGGTGGGCGGGGTCCCAGGACACTGTCCAGGGGTCCGCTAGAGCCCTGGGGCTAGAAATCGGGAGAGAGATCGGGGTAGCAGACAGACAGGGAGCCGGACTGGAAAGGTACGTGAGACAGGGTGAGGGGTATGCAGAAAGCGCCAGGAATGACACTCAGGGAAGACCAAGCTTTGAGAGTCCCCAGGGGCTCCCCCACTTCCCACTCACTTTATTCCCCGTTGTGGTATCTGCCTTGGTCTCAGCGCCGAGGCGGTCAAACACAGATGTCCTGTGGAGACCTGGGAGGGAAGTGAGGTTGTCAGCCTATGCCTGAGGGGTGGCCCCTGCAGGCCTAAGCCGGGCTGAGCACTGAACAGACAGGGAGGGGTCATCACGGCCTGCCCAGACCCCAGGAAGCTCTGGTCCAAGCAGGCGCACACTGGACGGAGTCAGGTTTTATGTCTGTGTTGTCCGCTAACACTGACCTTAACTCCCACACTTCTGGTCAATGTCAAATGTGAGAAGGATCAATTAAAATGGACACTTCCAGTCCTCACTTCTTGGTACCAATTCAAGAAGTGTATGTGCAGGAAGAGTTCTCAATCCCTACtgcttcctttccctcttttGGGGGCCTTGGGCCTCTAAGAGAACCGGATAAATGGTAATACCCTCCCTAAATAACAGTTTGAAGagccatcaacagaagaatgtttACTAGATTACGATACAGAAGTATTATGGAAACACTGAACAGCCATCAAGAAGAATGAAGCAGATTCATGTGCACTAACGTGAAAAGAGCTCAATAAAACCTTATACAACAATACAGGCAGGATGAGACTATTtgtgcttaaaaagaaaaaaaaagccgaGATGCATGTAAACACACAGACAGATGTCTGGAAAGGTTCGCAATACACGTGGGATACAAGTTTGTTTTCACTGCCTCTGCATCCACTGAATATTTTTCCATGAGAATATACACAATGTTCTGACAGAATGCAGGGCTTCAGCagagtaaaaaatccacctgccaatgcaggagacagaagacacgagggttcgattcctgggtcaggaagatcccctggagaaggaaatggcaatcagctccagtatcttgcctggaaaatttcagggacagaggagcctggtgggccacagtccatggggtcgcaaggagtcagacacaactgagcacaaaagGAACGCTTAAAGAAGAGCATCTTCCTACCACCAGATAAACTCCAGCTCTGGACTGAATCTCAGCCTGACCCCTCTGGCTCACCACGATGGTTCCTACTGTTTGGGGCACTGTCCTCAGCCAGGCACGGTCACTGACTTAGCAGGCAGACCAGCACTGGATCCGTGCCACCGTCCGCCAGGGGAGAGACGCCTGCTGAGGCACCGAGGATCCCTGCTATGCTAACTGCAGGACAAGAAGGCAGAGGTGGTGATGCGCCCCTCTCTACTATGGCCACCATTGCTGTCCCTGGGTCCAAAGCCCCCTGGATCCCCATCAGAGCCTGCTTCTGGGCCAACACCTGTAGAACGTGACCAACCCTGCAAGACGCAGCAAAAGGGAAACAGAgtctctgcccctccccaggccagTACCTTTTGCTGCCTGTTGCTGCTCCAGGATCTTCCGGGTCCGCGGGGTAGTGCCTTTGGGCATGTTGATAATGTACTTCCCCTCCATCTCGGCGGTGACCCGGCGCCGCTTGGTGGGAACACTCAGGCTCTCCTCCTCTCGGTGGGCCAgggctgctgggggagggggtggtggtgagcATCTTCTGAATGTCCACTCAGGGTGGGGTCTGGACACCCTGCAAAGGGCACACACGTGCCCTTTATCTCCATGCGTTCCCATGACCAGAATCCCTTCTCTTCCCAACCTCCCCTATGGGCATTGACTGATCCACCAAGAAAGTCAGGGGCCTGGGCCCAGTGGGGTTGCAGAAGGCTATGGCTGGCCTCCCGGGCTCTCTGTGGCTCTGACCCACCCCCCAGTAGGCTCGCCTCCCAGGCCAGCCAGAATACTCTCAGATGGGAAACTGCTGGGTGGTGGACAGGCCATCAAGGTAATGGCTTCACAGGTATGATCATTTGTTAAAAATCATTCAAGCTATGTACTTACAATGTGTGCCTTGTGCAAAAGTAAATTACACCTCAacttacaaaaataaacagaatctcCTCTACTGTGCTGAAGGGAAAGGAACCATCCATCCCAGGCCCCGCATCTTTTCACTACTTTAGAAATGAATCTTAACTTTCTTGCTCATGGCCCACAAACTGAACaatcaggaggaggaggaggaggcgctTCCAGACACATGTGGCCCAAAGGGAGCACCTGTGATGGAGGTGGACGGGGCGTGACGGGGCTGGGTGCCATCCTGGGCCTTGCTTTCCACGTGGGCCAAGACCACTGGGCTGTGGGGGTGGACTCAACAAAGGCAGAAGCGTGTGACGGACAGAAGGCGGGCTTGGAAGCCCAAAGGCCGTGCCCCACTCCCAGCTCACAAGCTGAGACCAGGAAGAGCAGCGGCCAAGCATAGAAGAGTCTACGCAGGAAGAgggccctgggagaagggaatattGGGGCAAAGGCCCCATGATGGGAAGGACCCTGGAGGGGAATGGAGGCAGCAGGCAAGACATGAATCCACAGGGCCCAGCAAGGCCATGTGGGAAGATGACTTTACTAATGGAACAATAGGACGCCCTGGAGAGTTCTAGACAAGGGTGGAAAAGGATCAGATGGAAAGTTTTAAAGGATCCCTCTGGTGGCTAAGAGGAAAGGTAGCTTCTTTACCTTTGACCCCAGGCATCAAGCACAGGGCCGGGCACCAGTGCGGGGCTCAGTGACCATCTGTTAAAAAAGACTGAACCACCCACAGTCAACAACACTGTTCTGCACACGTAAAGTTTCATGAAGTTTCATGAAGTAGGCAGATCTCACGTTGTATTCtcaccacaataaaataaaaattacacagaCTGAACTGGCCCCTGCGTGAGAACTGCAACGGGCCCACGATGCTCACAGACACCATCTCAAGGGCTTCCAACCGTCCGTGGAGGAGGGTAGCGCCAGCCCCCTTCGACAGACGTGGAAGGCGAGGCCCCCAGAGAGGCCGTGACTTGACCGAGTCTGAACACTGTGCACACCCCATGGCCTGCACAGCAGCGCCAAGAACACATCCCCCAGATGCCGTCTGCCAACCCGCAGCGGCCTCCAgctcctcccaccccctgcccacgTCTCCTCACCGGCAGCCTTGGCACTCTTTGCTGCCATCTTGTTGGACACGGTGACAGAGATCTTGGAGGTGCTGGTGTCCGGCCGCCTTGGGGGAGTGCCAGGTGGGGAGTCTCGGTTCAGGCTGTTGGTGATCATTCGGGAGGCGGCTggcaggaagaggaaagaggagagtccAGTGAGACAGGGCCCCAGGAAAGGTGGCAGGATGGGGAAGGCCACCTTGGGACTGAATGGGCTGTACTGtcaagacagggaggcctggggagggccTGTCTTCCAGGGACTAGTCCAGCCCTCCTGGCCCTGGGGGGCCTTTCCTGACGCCCAGACCAGATGGTTCCAAGCACCCTTCATCCACCAGCCACTCAGCCCAGTGCTgagtccttccctctccctcccccacagccTTGCTTTCCTCCAGAAAGCACACACCTTGGGGTGCCTGCTATCTGTCTATCTGCTGTCTGGCTGGCTCACGACTCCCCCAGTATCAATGGGCCTGCTCTCTCTCTTCATTCAGGTCTCCTCTCAGACTTAGCCTCCTCAGAGAAAACTCCCGACTGCCCCCTCAACCGCTCCCACTTCTACCCTACactattctttttcttcatagtCCGTATTACTGCTGGAtacgcgtgcatgctcagtcacttcagtcgtgtccgactctatgcgatgctacggactgtagcccaccaggctccttagtccatgggattctccaggcaagaacactggagcgggaagccacgtcctcctccaggggatcttcttgcccttcctccagggcttcccagggattgaacccacgtctcctgtgactcctgcattgcaggcgggttctttacccgctgagccaccaaggaagcccactacTGCTGGACATTCAAGTACATTTATCTGTCTACTGGCAGACTCGCCCAAGAGACTGCAAGCCTCAAGAGGAGATACTGTTTGTTACTGTGTCCTCAGCACTTCACAGGTCTTCAGTAATAAACATCTACTGAAAAGATGAACAGGGTCACCGAACCTCCCAACACCCCTAGCAGACAGGCTCTGCTGCAAACGaactttaaagatgaggaaattggggGCACTCAGGGAGGAGGGTCACCCAGCAGGAGCCCTGGGCACTGTAGGTGTGCCTTCAGCTGGGCTGGGACAAGAAAAGAGGTGACCTCCCTTGGAGGTGGGGAGCAGTCTCAGGCACCCCGTCTCctgtggagaaggagaaggggtgtCCCAGGTTGCAAGATGGGCTACAGAGAGCAGACGGGAGGGCCAGGAGCAGCTGCTGCTAGCTTCGGGGGTGGGTTTCCTGAACTCCTGGGGGAGCCCTGCAGGGGACGGGGCAGGGGGGTCTTCATGCTACCACTCCTTGCTCAGTAGGCCTAGGAACACCCCCCCATAGTGGCTTTCAGACTTTGCTACTTTGTCCTACCCCCTCCCCCCCGCAAAAGCTCTCTCTTCCTGCAGTGTGCTACCTCTCAAAGTCTCCTGAAATCCTTCATGATGACCCTCAACACAAGATTATAATTTCCTATTGCTTGGTTGTTTTTAACTATAACTACAGTATACAGAAAAATACATCAAAGCTACACAGTCCATTTAACATCAATTCCCGTAAATCAGGACTTTcccagcggtccagtggttaagagtggcttccactgtaggggtcatgggtttgatcccttgtcagggaactaacggtgggtgggtgggtgtatgtgtgcttgtgtgtgttacttgaatgaattactttgctgcatacctgaaactaacacaacactgtaaatcaagtatatttcaacaaaaattttttaaaaaccttgggTCAGAAGATCAGTTCCTCATTATCAGTAAGTGCACAAGTATGATTTGAAGTAGTAAAAGGcgcaagtattaaaaataaaataaattttgcaaaAGGTGACCTCTTACTCTGAAAAGAAATCAACTACTTtgaaatcaaaatttttttttaatgtgtgtttatATCTGTTTGGGGGAAGCCTGTTAAGCAGCAAAGGCTAATCAATATGTACGTATGCATGTGTGTCAAATTTTTCAAGTGTCACACTGCTAAAAAATCAGAAGTATAAATATAGTTGATTCTTATCATTCAGATTCTGTATTTATAAACTGGCATATTTACAAATTTATTCACAACCTCAAAACCAATACTTGTGGGGTTCTGTGGTCATTTATAGACAGGCACAGAGAGGCAAAAATCCTGAGTTGCCTAATGCATGTTCCCAACTGAGGTCAAACAAGGCGACGCTCTGCTATCCTGCCACAGCTCACATAGTAAATAAGTCTatatagtgctgctgctgctgctgctgctgctgctaagtcgctttagtcatgtctgactctgtgcgaccccatagacggcagcccaccaggctctcccgtccctgggattctccaggcaagaccactggagtgggctgccattgccttctctagtgcatgaaagtgaaaagtgaaagtgaagtcgctcagtcgtgtccaactcttctcgaccccgtggactgcagcccaccaggctcctccgcccacgggattttccaggcaagagtactggagtggggtgccatcaccttctccgcacCATCTTTTTACGGTTTCCTCAGCGTTATTTTCACAACTTTGTGTTTCTGTTAGTGATTCTGCTGTTTAAAATGATCCCCAAGCTTGGTGATAAGATGCTGGGTAGTGTCCTAAGTTCAAGAAGGCGGGGATGTGCTTTATGGAAAACATATGTGCATTGGATAAGCTTCATTCAGGCATGAGTTTTAGTGCTGTGGGCTGTGAGTTCACTGTCAATGAatcaacaatatatattaaataaggtcttttaaaatagaaacacacataaaataagGTTGTACACTAGTCAGATGATGAAGATGTTGTGACCAGAAGCTTGCAGGAACCTGACCCCACATTTCCCTGGGACCAGTGACTCAGAGTCAGTGACTCAGTGCTCCCAGTGGCTTTGCAAAATGGAACGACCACGAACGAAAATCGATCGTATGCACAGTCACTCTCTGCCCCATTTATCCCTGAGACAAGAGAGCCCCAGATGGCTGTGCTTCCACCTCTGCAGAGTCCAGGCGTGTCCCCTTCACTACAGAATGTCAGAACGGAGGAAAGAGGCCTGGACAGACAGCACTCACCGCTAGAAGCACCCCGGCGAATCTCgcctgggagggggctggggctgcAGGGCACCGCCTCAGTGGCAGCTTTGCACATATCCTGTAAAGAAAACAGGTGCTTGGGGTTACCATGGGGACGGGATGTGaggtggaggaaaaggggacccaGATATCTGAGCAAAACTGGGGGAGATCAGAGCCTGGGCTGTTAGAGAAGAGATTTCAAGACATTTCACTCCTACTTGCAAGttttaagtcgcttcagtcatgtccgactctgtgtgaccctatggactgtaccccacaggctcctcatttcattggaattctccaggcaagaatactggagtgagttgccacgcccttctccaggggatcctcctgacccagggactgaatccatgtctctttcgtctcctgcattggcagacaggttctctaccaccatcaccacctgggaagcccaacttataACAAAGCACCAGACAAACCCAAACAGGGACACGCTACAGAACAGCTGAGCAGTACTCtccaaaactgtcaaggtcatctaAAACTCGGGAAGAGCAGGACTCTGGCCCAAATCGAAAGAGACTAAGGAGACACATGGAGAAAATGCCATGTGGTATCCCAGAGGAGAAAAAGGACGTTAGTGGAAACCGCAAGAAACCCAGAGTCCGTAGCTTAGTGACTAACAGCATGTGCATAAGCTGGCGCTCAGTCGCGTctgcctctgcgaccccatggactgtagcctgccaggctcctctgtccttgggattctccaggcaagaatactggagtgggttgccattcccttctccgggggatcttcccgacccagggatcgaactcacgtctcctgcactggcaggggggattctttaccaactgtgccacctgggaagcccaataacagCATAGCAACGCTTCTTTCTTAGTTTTGACAGGCGCGTCATGGCTAGGTGGCATGTCAACATTAGGGGAAGCTGGGCGAAGGAAATACAGAAACTTTGTGTCCTATTGTTGCAACTTTTCTACAAATCCAAAATCAGTctcaaatttaaaagtttaaagaaaagcaCACATTTTGCTCTGTGACCTCTGGGATAACTAAGACAGCATCCCTGGCTTGAGAAAGCCCTTGCTGCAGGGTCCTGTCCAGGATGATGGGCAGATGAAAGCCTGGCCCTGGAATGCAGAAAGCCTctaaaattaatgagaaaaatcCCAGTGACCACCACGTGGTACGTGGACTGCTTGAGAGTGCAGCCTCTGCAACAAGCCTCCCTTTCGGGAAGAAGGAGTCAATAAGCTGGTAAGGTGTATAAAGGATGAGACAGGGACTGGCGGGCCACGGTAAGAGCCTGGAAGTGCTAATGATCACAGCTAAAGCACCTCGTCACTCCAGGCCCGGCACTTGGCGCCATATACACTCTCTGGTGGACGGCCACAGAGGCCCTATTCAGAAAGGGTGAGTGCAAGGCCTGTTTCAGTGACTGGGGGAGGTGAACCACTAGTCCAAGGTCACTGTCAACAGAAAGCCCAAGAATGGAACCACCATGCCGTTGGCCACACACCAACTGTGTCCCACCTCGGAAGCTCCTATTTTGGGGACAGAAGAGTCACAGTAAGAATAACTATGATGAGGGAAGGAAAAactaacagtaataataataataatacttacagAGAGCCCTTAATGAGGCCCTGCTGTGTACACTGTGCTAGGGCTTTATGTAGCTTAATACTTACAATCCCCCTACCAAACAGGTTTGCCTATGTATATTCTACAAGCGGAGAAAGTAAGGTTCAGAGAAGTTAGGCAACGTGCCCCATGTCACACAGCAAGCAGTGGAACCAACCTTGGAATCCAGGTATGCCTACCTTTGCTTCCAAGCCTCCGATTGGTTCTACCACCAGCCCTCCATCCCACCCTAAACCCAGAAACAGAGGCATCGAGCAGAGAGCCCACCTGGCGGTGCACCACCTTGGCATGCTTGAGGATGGCAATGATGTCACCCACCACGGTCACGCCCAGCTCGTTCATGATCTCCTTGTTGAGGTCCAGCAGCATGCTCTTCTGGATTCTGCAGGGAAGGGTGACAAGTGAGTTGGGGTGGGTGGGCCGGCCTGTTCCCTAACTCCCCTTCTTTCCCCAGGGTCAGCCCTGTCCCCTCAGCAGCCTTACCTATTATCCACAAACATCACAGCGTAATTGACAGCAGGTCCTGGAGGAATGCCGGCTTCCTTAAAGAACTGGATCCACTCGGAAGTGGCTGGGAGCGTGGAGGTGTAGACAGGGCTTATTATTCACATGATTCTCcttagagcagcagcagcaaaaccacAACAGCAGCAGCTCCCACAAATTAAATGCTTATCAAATGCCAGGTCCTGAGCACTCCACATAGATGACAGAACTAAGCTGGCCTGCCAGCTCTGTGAATTCAGCAGCACTGAAACCTCTACATGGCcaacgaggaaactgaggcagggagagGCTGGACGCCTGGCCCCAGGCCACACTGCTAACAAGAAGCAGACTCCCCAAGCCCCTGTGCTCCTGGACTGCCCTTCTCCTCACAACTTTGCCCTGCCTGGAGCATGATGACCCCCAGCAACCACTGTCCCCCAGGCTTGGCCAATGACTGGGGGCGGCGGGGAGTCAGGACTCTGGGTTCTCCACCCAGGTCTCCATCACAGGTGCAGGCCCAGAGGGTGACAGGATCCACAGGTGGGTGGAAAGAAGGTTTGCACAGCTGGCCTCTGGGTGTCAGCAAGCATCTCCACTACAACACACACAGGAGCAGCCCAGCCTCAGAAAGGAGGTCATGAGCACAGGCTTTGGAGTGTGGGTTGGAATCCTGGCTTTGCCATCTCCCAGAAAAAGGACTCTGGGGAAGGTAGCACTTGCTGCTCGGTCTCCTCTGGGGTCACACATTCCACAAGCATGTACTGAGCAGTTGGCACACACCGAGTCCCGctctaggcactggggatactGCAGGGCCCAGAGTCCCTTCCCTCAGGGAGCAGACACTCGAGTAGTAAGAGCGCTGACGTCCTGGGTCATCGTGCAAACTAAAGGGAAAGGATGCAGAAAGGGCTCGAAATGGCACAAGGCCCAGAGGATGTCCTCCCCCACGGCAGCCGTGATGGTGACGGTGACGGTGACGACGTCCCCACTACGCGTGGAGCCTAGACCAGGCAGACTCCATCCACCCAACTTCACTGTTTCCAAAGTTCTTTCTTGGCCTCTTGGGTGTGACCTTCAAAATGACCCTGACCACTCAGGCCAGGTATCAGAGAAGATTACTGGTTCcgagtagaattttttttctcacattttagTATCTCGGAAACTAGGATTTACCTCACAGTTGATGGTGTGCCACAATTTAATTagcaacattttcttttaaagtctttctCATGGTATATAACGGTACATCCCAAACTCCacgctattttttttaaaaaggagaaatttggtGTTACTATGCCCATTTTGCTGATATgacaactgaggctcagagcagggtGAGGGACACAGTCTGGATGAGACGCTGTGTGGAGGGCGGTGGGGGTCTCAGGTGCCCACCCAGCACGGGCCAGTCTCCCCAGGCCTGCAGCAAGTGAGGTGCTCACAGCCTCAGGACTTCTACCAGCCCCGAGGAAAGGatggacttttttcttctttgcacaaGCACTTTCCATCTGTCAAGAcatgggcgggggagggggggcctGGGTTCCTTTAGCCAAAAGCAGGCAGCTTTGTCTAAATATCAAAAACTACCACGTAATagttccatttatgtgaaatgtccagaagtgGTAAATCTATGGCGATCTATAGGGACAGAAAATAGAATAGCAGCTGCCAGGGACCGGGCTGGGAAAGCaggggggagaggggagtgactgctaatgggtatttGGGAACTGGGGGAAGtgaggaaaatattttgaaattgatTGTGGCGATGGACGCACAAGTCTAcaaacacagattttaaaaaccactggacttccctggtggtccagtggttaagaatctgcctgtcaatgcagggtaCACctattcgatccctgggctgggaagattccacatgctatggagcacctaagcccgtgggccacaactactgaacctgagctccagagcctgcgaaccgcaactactgaaagcgcgtgccctggagcccgttctccgcaacaagagagtagcccccactcgcagCAACGGGAGAAAACCcacaagacccagcgcagccaaaaagaaaaaaaaacaaacccaatgaGTTGTATGAAATGTGAACTGTATCTCAACTAAGCTGTTCTTAGGGGAAAAGGAAACACCACACGGTTGGAGGCAGTCAGTTGCCTGAAGCAAAgtccaggagctgcaagagacccCGTGTCCGGCGTCATCATCATTTTGTGCTCTATGAAGGAGGAAAACCTGCTGCCAGTTAAATGGTCCTAAGCACCAGCTGTAAGATGCACCCCGGTCTCAGAAATAATAATACAGGCCACAATGCGTGTCTGGGACTCAAACGGGTGGCTTGCTGTTCACACCAGAAGACAGGCACTAGAATATTCCTAGCAGCTAGTCTCACAATCCAGAAACAGTATCCACTGACAATAGCACTGGCAAAAAAACGACGATCGATGGCTCACCCAGTCCACACGATGCAGCAGGGTAAAGCAAGAACtacggggaattccctggcaggccaggggTTAAGACGTTcactgcaggggatgcaagacagacccctggtcagggagctaggttCCCACATGCCTCccggccaaaaaaagaaaacattaaaacaagcaatactgtaacagatttttttaaaaaaaggaaagaactacAGCTACACACAGCACCAGAGATGACTCTCCGGCATTGTGCTGAGCAACAGTAGCCAGATACAAAAGAACACAGGGCATGGCGGGACTTCCTTCATGTAAATTCAAAAGCAAGTCTGTAGGAACGTTTTCATTAGTGGTACAACGATAAAGTAAGGTAAGGAGAGAAGATCACATAGAGAAGATAGTGGTAGCTTCCATCTGAAGGAGGGAGGTGGTGTGACGGGTGGAGCCTCGAGGTGGGTAGGCAATATTCTAGTTCTCCACCTGGATGGTTAGATGGGTGGAggtttttttaaaacctttcttACCGAACTATAAGGTACACTCACAAAAGTGCACACAAATCAATAGGTTTTCATAAACCAACACACCCATGTAACCAGCACCCAGATCAAGAAGTAAAACATTTCCAACATTCTAGAAGCATTCCCCCGGCCTCCCATTCC
The genomic region above belongs to Budorcas taxicolor isolate Tak-1 chromosome 18, Takin1.1, whole genome shotgun sequence and contains:
- the C18H19orf47 gene encoding uncharacterized protein C19orf47 homolog isoform X3; this translates as MWHLANDCTTAPGSGLKAQETMVSVTMATSEWIQFFKEAGIPPGPAVNYAVMFVDNRIQKSMLLDLNKEIMNELGVTVVGDIIAILKHAKVVHRQDMCKAATEAVPCSPSPLPGEIRRGASSAASRMITNSLNRDSPPGTPPRRPDTSTSKISVTVSNKMAAKSAKAAAALAHREEESLSVPTKRRRVTAEMEGKYIINMPKGTTPRTRKILEQQQAAKGLHRTSVFDRLGAETKADTTTGNKPTGVFSRLGATPETDEDLAWDSDNDSSSSSVLQYAGVLKRLGRAPAKASPQPALTVKAKATSSAPTAAAPTLRRLALSSRPVPERKPEALSKVSIIQRLGKPALVPEAQDSQVTSTKSPTVRCVLPDPPAPPASQRRPRRRWRRASRDC
- the C18H19orf47 gene encoding uncharacterized protein C19orf47 homolog isoform X1, with the protein product MWHLANDCTTAPGSGLKAQETMVSVTMATSEWIQFFKEAGIPPGPAVNYAVMFVDNRIQKSMLLDLNKEIMNELGVTVVGDIIAILKHAKVVHRQDMCKAATEAVPCSPSPLPGEIRRGASSAASRMITNSLNRDSPPGTPPRRPDTSTSKISVTVSNKMAAKSAKAAAALAHREEESLSVPTKRRRVTAEMEGKYIINMPKGTTPRTRKILEQQQAAKGLHRTSVFDRLGAETKADTTTGNKPTGVFSRLGATPETDEDLAWDSDNDSSSSSVLQYAGVLKRLGRAPAKASPQPALTVKAKATSSAPTAAAPTLRRLALSSRPVPERKPEALSKVSIIQRLGKPALVPEAQDSQVTSTKSKSSAEVKVTIKRTLVGPRGSSSSEGLGAQMDHAGTVSVFKRLGRRTF
- the C18H19orf47 gene encoding uncharacterized protein C19orf47 homolog isoform X4; its protein translation is MWHLANDCTTAPGSGLKAQETMVSVTMATSEWIQFFKEAGIPPGPAVNYAVMFVDNRIQKSMLLDLNKEIMNELGVTVVGDIIAILKHAKVVHRQDMCKAATEAVPCSPSPLPGEIRRGASSAASRMITNSLNRDSPPGTPPRRPDTSTSKISVTVSNKMAAKSAKAAALAHREEESLSVPTKRRRVTAEMEGKYIINMPKGTTPRTRKILEQQQAAKGLHRTSVFDRLGAETKADTTTGNKPTGVFSRLGATPETDEDLAWDSDNDSSSSSVLQYAGVLKRLGRAPAKASPQPALTVKAKATSSAPTAAAPTLRRLALSSRPVPERKPEALSKVSIIQRLGKPALVPEAQDSQVTSTKSPTVRCVLPDPPAPPASQRRPRRRWRRASRDC
- the C18H19orf47 gene encoding uncharacterized protein C19orf47 homolog isoform X5, yielding MVSVTMATSEWIQFFKEAGIPPGPAVNYAVMFVDNRIQKSMLLDLNKEIMNELGVTVVGDIIAILKHAKVVHRQDMCKAATEAVPCSPSPLPGEIRRGASSAASRMITNSLNRDSPPGTPPRRPDTSTSKISVTVSNKMAAKSAKAAAALAHREEESLSVPTKRRRVTAEMEGKYIINMPKGTTPRTRKILEQQQAAKGLHRTSVFDRLGAETKADTTTGNKPTGVFSRLGATPETDEDLAWDSDNDSSSSSVLQYAGVLKRLGRAPAKASPQPALTVKAKATSSAPTAAAPTLRRLALSSRPVPERKPEALSKVSIIQRLGKPALVPEAQDSQVTSTKSKSSAEVKVTIKRTLVGPRGSSSSEGLGAQMDHAGTVSVFKRLGRRTF
- the C18H19orf47 gene encoding uncharacterized protein C19orf47 homolog isoform X2 → MWHLANDCTTAPGSGLKAQETMVSVTMATSEWIQFFKEAGIPPGPAVNYAVMFVDNRIQKSMLLDLNKEIMNELGVTVVGDIIAILKHAKVVHRQDMCKAATEAVPCSPSPLPGEIRRGASSAASRMITNSLNRDSPPGTPPRRPDTSTSKISVTVSNKMAAKSAKAAALAHREEESLSVPTKRRRVTAEMEGKYIINMPKGTTPRTRKILEQQQAAKGLHRTSVFDRLGAETKADTTTGNKPTGVFSRLGATPETDEDLAWDSDNDSSSSSVLQYAGVLKRLGRAPAKASPQPALTVKAKATSSAPTAAAPTLRRLALSSRPVPERKPEALSKVSIIQRLGKPALVPEAQDSQVTSTKSKSSAEVKVTIKRTLVGPRGSSSSEGLGAQMDHAGTVSVFKRLGRRTF